From Oryza sativa Japonica Group chromosome 4, ASM3414082v1, one genomic window encodes:
- the LOC4336363 gene encoding uncharacterized protein, which translates to MGTTSSPDTMAAAAGPSLSITVEKNPPEARLLQLGIKSWPKWGCPPGKFPLKFDARLTCYLLKGRVRASVKGTGRCVEFGAGDLVVFPKGLSCTWDVVVGIDKHYNFDS; encoded by the exons ATGGGGACGACGTCGAGTCCGGacaccatggcggcggcggccggccccAGCCTGTCCATCACCGTCGAGAAGAACCCGCCGGAGGCGCGCTTGCTTCAGCTCGGCATCAAGTCGTGGCCCAA ATGGGGGTGTCCGCCGGGGAAGTTCCCGCTCAAGTTCGACGCGAGGCTGACGTGCTACCTCCTCAAGGGCAGGGTGAGGGCCTCCGTGAAGGGCACCGGGAGGTGCGTCGAGttcggcgccggcgacctcgtCGTCTTCCCCAAGGGCCTCAGCTGCACATgggacgtcgtcgtcggcatcgACAAGCACTACAACTTCGACTCCTAG